AATTACTGTCATGGGCTTGGTTTACTGCGACATCTGCTCCAACAACTCCTTCTCCACACATAGCTACTTCTTACCAGGTTCCTACTTTTTTGTCAATTGCAACCTTCAACTATTATTTCCCTTTTTACTTCAGCAGATATATGCAAAATGCATGTAGTTTTTGGCccattttatttgtttgaacATTTCAATTAGAGGATTGCATCTTGTTACGAAGTTCTTGTTTTTCTTGAGTTGTAGAATATGCTTACCTTCTTTAATTTAGGATGTGTTTGGTTTTCTCTTAGTTGGGTTCTGTTTATGTAACAGGAGTTGAAGTTAGAATAGATTGCATGTTCAAGGCAATTTCTCCTAGAACTGCTGAGCAAATATCATTTTCAGTGAACAGAACAACAAATAAGGATGGTATCTATAAGCTGGAGGTACCTTCTGTTGATGGAGTAGAATGTGCTAGGGATAAGGCTGTAGGAAGCACTTGCCGAGCAACTCTGCTCTCGACATCGTCTCCGGCCTGCACTGTCCCCAGCTTCCAGTCCACTTCTGACCAGATTTTGACCAAATCGAAACAAGCCAATACGTGCATTTACAGCCTCAATGCATTGAGTTATAGGCCATCCAAGAGAGACGTCTCTCTATGTGGGAAATGAATCAATAAATTGGTTCTACCACAACTCTTTCCCCCTCTCATGCACCCCTATGATCGATATCTCTACTTGAACATTATAAGTACGTCATAAAGAGATGATTTTTGGAATTTCTTGAAGCTTTTGCTGCAATCTTTATATGTAGTAATCGGTTTGTTTGATTAGTCAATTGTGTGCACTACTGTACTTCATTAATAATATGGTGTGTATAGATTTCAAGTAAAATGTACATCTGTTTAAGGTTTTTGTTTTCCTGTCCTGATACAGTTCACAGAttcatcacacacacacacacacaagttTATGCATCTCCATAAGATTGCATCAGAAAGATTACTTGCTTCTTCAGCAGGTGTAAAACGTCTATCGATAATTAACCCTAAAATTAGACCAATATAAGATGCAAAAGTTGTTCACAATTCCCTAATGCCTTCACCTTAATCCAGTCATAATTTGTATCAAGGACAGAAAACACTGAGATAATGTTGTGAACTGGACATCCAAAATAAGCACAGCCTTCTTTTTATTACTAAAATTTTCTATTTAGCTAAACACAGTCATAGATACATATATGATACCACCTTAACTTCTATGGCTTTAATGAgaaatttagaaataaaaaacgGCTAAATCAGAAAATGATGGGGTGAATCTCATGCCTGACCTAGTTTGCTCAAACAAGCAATTCCCTCTTCCAAATAGTCTTGTCTGCTAATCCAGAGCTCCGGAGCATCCTGCAATGTGGTTAAACGGTCTCATGAGTCATGACTTGCTGAAGTAATGATCAGCAATTTTAAGACATTCACATATAGTATCTTTGTATATGCATTGGTGGAAGAGGATAAAGAATATGAACCTTCATGATTCCAGCAAGAACTGCACCCCCAAGATACACCATATGCTTTCTTCGTGGTGGATCCTCTATCCGCAGCCTTTATTTCTATGCCCAACAATAAATATACTAATAtcatttaattcatattttagACAAAAAGGAGCAAAAGCAACTATAATATAGGTGGCTCGACTTGGTCGTGGTGAAAGTCTTGTGACATGTACTTGAGGATGACAAACTATTGGTTATTAGATTTTACAGTAATAAGAAGCATTGGTAAACGCCACAGATCGTGGACATTAGAGTGGTAAAAACAAAATAGCATCTTACTAATGCAAATATCCacatattaataatatagaGTAGATCTAGACTGAGCCTGGGAATTCTCAAAAGATCGAGTCAGCTCTTATTTGCAAAAAACCACGTTAATTATGCTGCACATCGAACCTGATGAGATTAAGTTGTTCTTATTGATTACAAAGACCTGAAGGTTATAAATGGGTcaagttgagagagagagagagagatcttaTTGATATCAAAGACCTGAAGGTTATAAATGGGTcaagttgagagagagagaaatcttAGCATATGGTTGCTATGTATTTTACTTGTAAGTGTTAGTAATTTTTAAGCAGTGTTACTAAATAACTTCAATCAGTCCTTATTCAACTGAAAAGGATAGAAGCAGAATTAGAATTAATTTACCTTCAATCCGTCCTTATTTCCCTTTAACACAGAATTCAGATAACGATCCGATAATTCTTTCTCCAAGGTGGTAATAACATGACATAAATAAGCAAGTTAAAAGGAGTTTCAAGAGAATTGAAGAAAAAACACAATCCTAATATAACAAATTCACCAGGAACCAGCAAGATTCTGCACTAACTTTAACTATTATAATGAGCATAGTATGTATACAGAAcctaaaaagtaaaaactaacaagaaaagatgatattttgaTGCAGTCAGATTAATAGAAAATGACAGTATGAATAGCTATACagataaataatttatcaataaaaagGCCCTTCATcacattaaattttttaaagagGCGATTGATGCATGAAGTACTACATCACATGGTATCACAGGGTTGGCATGGCTTGGAACCTTTTCCAGCCACAGCCTTTTATGAGATTGAGGAAAAGCCTAGTTGTCATTATAATAAAGATAAGAAAGCATGATATTCTCTCTGCATCTCAGAGCAATAGTTTACACAATGAACCCACACAATAGGTTATCCTCAACAAAATTAAGCTAATGGACTTTCCGTAGAATATACACTAGTATATTACGATACGATCATGTTTCTTGCTGTCTAGTTGAAAGTGGAGAGAGGGATATAATATATTACCGACTAGGCAATCCAGGATACATTGTGCTTCCACCACTGAGGACAATGTGCTGGTACAGCTGCAAGAAGAAAAGGATTCTAGTGCATCAAAAACTGCATAATGCATCACATGGACGCTTTGCAGTTAAAACAAATATGAGTACCATCATCCTATTGTCAATATCCATTTCCTGGATGCAACGAAATACCATGTCAGCCATTCCATCTCCTTCGACATCTATTAGCTCCTGTATGAATTACAACAGCAGATGCATAACAGTCAAGAAGTGTGGATAAAAAAAGTACTCATAACATAGCATTTTTCAttatccccccccccccacccccacccccacaaacacacacacacacacacacacacacacacacacacgaaAGATTTCTAAGAAAAGAATAATTAGGGACGCGAATAAAAGATTAGGCTTCCAATAACATTTCTTATCCTGCCACAACATAATGGACGCCAAATTAGAAAGTAGGCAACTAGACACAACATAATATGGCACAAACATACTTACGGGAGAGAATAGAGCCTCAGGTGCTTGAAACCACTCATTCCCAACTTTTATGACCCTTCCATCTGGGAGCTAATTATTATAGGTATATCAACACCAACACAGCACATTATCCTATAAATTTGGTAAATGACAAGATTTAGCAAAAACAACTTACAGTATAATTTTTTACAAGGATGGTAGTATCAAGTCCCAACTGATACTCCCTTTTGTAATCATAACTGCAGGAAACTAGGCAACTTTTAAAACCTGTATATCCAGTCACAGGTCATTGAAAGAAGTAAAGACATGTTCACCTTATATAACAAAGCTTCTCTTTGATATTCCTTACTGTCTCAAAGTCAGCATTTCTATTCGTAGCATACCTTCACAGATAAAAGGCA
This sequence is a window from Salvia splendens isolate huo1 chromosome 14, SspV2, whole genome shotgun sequence. Protein-coding genes within it:
- the LOC121765296 gene encoding uncharacterized protein LOC121765296 codes for the protein MASKLVSAFCFFSTLSLFLLQLEAAKSHSHVNPQITVMGLVYCDICSNNSFSTHSYFLPGVEVRIDCMFKAISPRTAEQISFSVNRTTNKDGIYKLEVPSVDGVECARDKAVGSTCRATLLSTSSPACTVPSFQSTSDQILTKSKQANTCIYSLNALSYRPSKRDVSLCGK